A region of Bradyrhizobium sp. CCBAU 53351 DNA encodes the following proteins:
- a CDS encoding helix-turn-helix domain-containing protein — MERGEITLDEAAAALTVSPSTVRRLIAERSLPAHQLCKGAPWVIKAPDLEHPEVRNAAQARRFRRPSSGDLRQRELEL; from the coding sequence ATGGAGAGAGGAGAAATTACTCTGGATGAAGCCGCCGCTGCGTTGACGGTCAGCCCATCGACGGTTCGCCGTCTGATCGCGGAGCGAAGCTTGCCCGCGCACCAGCTGTGCAAGGGCGCACCCTGGGTGATCAAGGCGCCTGATCTGGAGCACCCCGAGGTCAGGAACGCCGCGCAGGCGCGGCGCTTCCGGCGCCCGTCGTCTGGCGATCTCCGCCAAAGAGAGCTTGAACTATAA
- the tnpB gene encoding IS66 family insertion sequence element accessory protein TnpB (TnpB, as the term is used for proteins encoded by IS66 family insertion elements, is considered an accessory protein, since TnpC, encoded by a neighboring gene, is a DDE family transposase.) — MIALRSDLKVVLATQPVDFRKSVHTLSALVSEALRANPCCGDVFVFRSKRTDRVKLLAWDGSGMVLMTKWLHQGHFTWPPIREGVVHLTATQLAMLLDGLEWTRVSPKPVKQPAVVG; from the coding sequence GTGATTGCGCTACGCTCTGACCTCAAGGTGGTGCTGGCGACACAGCCGGTCGATTTCCGCAAGTCGGTGCATACGCTGTCGGCACTGGTGAGCGAAGCGCTGCGTGCGAATCCGTGTTGTGGGGACGTCTTCGTGTTCCGCAGCAAACGCACGGACAGAGTGAAGCTTCTGGCGTGGGACGGCAGCGGCATGGTGCTGATGACGAAGTGGTTGCACCAGGGGCACTTCACCTGGCCGCCGATCCGCGAAGGCGTGGTGCATCTGACTGCGACACAGCTCGCGATGCTGCTCGACGGACTCGAGTGGACGCGCGTCTCGCCCAAGCCGGTGAAGCAGCCGGCCGTTGTCGGCTGA
- a CDS encoding ISNCY family transposase: MGWLSMATRKELTAAAGARYRRSDRAKKARILDEFVDITGFHRKHAMRLLRGQEDVSAGRRARRRIYNEAEHNALLLLWEASDRICGKRLKALMPALIEAMERHGHLDLAPEIRDKLLAMSAATIDRALARVREGLGRKRRRHATHSLRRSIPIRTSADWNDPAPGFVEADLVAHSGLSARGSFIQTLVLTDIATGWTECAPLIVREQTLLSTVLTELRKQLPFALIGLDTDNDTVFMNETLKAYCDAANIVFTRCRPYRKNDQAFVEQKNGAVVRRMVGYRRLEGLEAAKLLAELYRSARLFVNFFQPSFKLMAKQRDGARVRKTYSAPATPHQRLAADARTPDAIRHHLQEIYAALDPVALLRDIRGAQERLAALADTQPIAHPAAASQPIDLFLASLRTAWKDGAMRPTDRPIVKAKRGRRRPDPLIRATLDLRKWFEAEPWRTGSELLSRLQAEYPGAYPNKLLRTLQRRLKSWRSEQANALLFVPTEETLLGHEVTTTQ; this comes from the coding sequence ATGGGGTGGCTGAGCATGGCAACGCGGAAGGAACTGACGGCGGCGGCGGGCGCGCGCTATCGGCGTTCGGATCGTGCGAAGAAGGCGCGGATATTAGACGAGTTCGTCGACATCACCGGATTCCATCGCAAACATGCGATGCGTCTACTTCGAGGCCAGGAAGACGTAAGCGCAGGCCGACGGGCGCGACGTCGGATCTATAATGAGGCGGAACACAACGCGCTCTTGCTGCTTTGGGAGGCGTCAGACCGGATCTGCGGGAAGCGGCTGAAGGCGTTAATGCCTGCGCTGATTGAAGCGATGGAACGGCACGGCCACCTCGACCTTGCTCCCGAGATCCGCGACAAACTTTTGGCAATGAGTGCTGCGACGATCGACCGCGCGTTGGCACGGGTCCGAGAAGGATTAGGTCGCAAGCGCCGACGGCACGCGACGCACTCGTTGCGTCGCAGTATTCCAATACGGACGTCGGCAGATTGGAACGATCCGGCGCCGGGGTTCGTCGAGGCTGACCTTGTAGCGCATAGCGGTCTATCGGCGCGCGGCAGCTTCATCCAGACCCTCGTGCTCACCGACATTGCTACCGGCTGGACGGAGTGCGCTCCTCTGATCGTGCGCGAACAAACACTGTTGAGCACGGTGTTGACGGAATTGCGCAAACAATTGCCTTTTGCGCTGATCGGCCTCGATACGGACAATGATACGGTGTTCATGAATGAGACGCTGAAAGCCTACTGCGATGCGGCCAACATCGTCTTCACGCGTTGCCGGCCCTACCGGAAGAACGACCAGGCGTTCGTCGAGCAGAAGAACGGTGCCGTCGTGCGCAGGATGGTCGGCTATCGTCGGCTCGAGGGCCTGGAAGCGGCCAAGCTGCTGGCTGAACTCTATCGATCGGCGCGGCTGTTCGTGAACTTCTTCCAACCCTCATTCAAACTGATGGCCAAGCAGCGCGACGGTGCTCGTGTGCGTAAGACATACAGCGCACCGGCAACGCCACACCAGCGCTTGGCCGCCGACGCCCGCACGCCCGATGCGATTCGTCACCATCTCCAAGAAATCTATGCCGCTCTCGACCCGGTCGCGTTGTTGCGCGACATCCGCGGCGCGCAGGAACGCCTCGCGGCGCTCGCTGATACGCAGCCAATCGCCCATCCTGCTGCGGCATCGCAACCGATCGATCTCTTCCTGGCAAGCCTACGAACCGCCTGGAAAGACGGAGCTATGCGACCGACGGATCGGCCAATCGTGAAAGCGAAAAGAGGCCGGCGGCGTCCCGACCCGCTCATCCGGGCAACGCTAGATTTGCGAAAATGGTTTGAAGCCGAGCCTTGGCGGACTGGTAGCGAACTGCTCTCCCGGTTGCAGGCGGAATATCCTGGAGCCTATCCGAACAAGCTTCTTCGAACGCTTCAGCGTAGGCTTAAATCCTGGCGCAGCGAGCAAGCGAACGCGTTGTTGTTCGTTCCTACGGAGGAAACGCTGCTGGGGCATGAGGTCACAACAACCCAATGA
- a CDS encoding site-specific integrase, with the protein MATMSPLRQRMIEDMTVRNLSPSTQQSYIYAIAKFSRHFGYAPDRLSFEQVRAYQLHLIGQKRSWSHINQVACALRFFYGVTLGQTEAFERIIGGQKPDKLPLVLSAEEIERFLDAVTGVRNRVVLATAYAAGLRVSEVVRLKVSSIDSKRMLIHIENGKGGRDRYAMLSPRLLEILRTYWMRARPGLWLFPGQDPSEHVSVRCVQAACRAARRRARLAKPITVHTLRHSFATHLLESGIDIRIIQVLLGHADLGSTARYAQVATNLLARTTSPFDGLSVRVIPPD; encoded by the coding sequence ATGGCTACGATGAGCCCTCTTCGGCAGCGCATGATCGAGGACATGACGGTCCGCAATCTGTCGCCGTCGACTCAACAATCCTATATCTATGCGATCGCAAAGTTTAGCCGCCATTTCGGCTATGCCCCGGACCGGTTGAGTTTCGAGCAGGTCCGCGCCTACCAACTACATCTCATCGGCCAAAAGCGCTCGTGGTCCCACATCAATCAGGTGGCCTGCGCGCTGCGGTTCTTCTACGGCGTCACACTCGGGCAGACGGAGGCATTCGAGCGGATCATTGGTGGCCAGAAGCCCGACAAGCTCCCGCTCGTGCTTAGTGCCGAAGAGATCGAGCGCTTCCTGGACGCGGTTACAGGGGTGCGCAATCGCGTCGTGCTGGCGACGGCTTATGCGGCTGGCTTACGGGTTAGTGAAGTCGTCCGCCTGAAGGTGAGCTCGATCGACAGCAAGCGAATGTTGATCCACATCGAGAACGGTAAGGGCGGCAGGGATCGTTACGCGATGCTTTCTCCGCGACTGCTGGAGATTCTGCGTACGTACTGGATGCGAGCCCGACCGGGGCTGTGGCTATTTCCAGGCCAAGACCCAAGTGAACATGTCAGCGTCCGCTGCGTCCAGGCGGCCTGCCGCGCCGCCCGCCGCCGCGCTCGGCTTGCCAAGCCGATTACTGTCCATACGCTCCGGCACTCGTTTGCGACCCATCTCCTGGAAAGCGGGATCGACATTCGCATCATTCAAGTTCTGCTCGGACATGCCGACCTGGGATCGACCGCGCGCTACGCTCAGGTTGCGACCAACCTGCTCGCCCGCACGACCAGCCCATTCGATGGACTCTCCGTCAGGGTGATCCCACCCGACTGA
- a CDS encoding UPF0149 family protein: MAAAEMPLEELERWLQARVDQQPAATNLPMLDGYVAAIVAGPVSMSPLDWICPLLAIDADAFNHSGTPEFAAISAVALRHNDISNTLSTAPDRFAPMHRRKPSGDVDPRPWCQGFYAAMRLKLLAWAPLLDTGNVNHGLLLPILLHCRDDQGRPLLGPPRSGRETKKFLRNAHADIPAAVEALRQYWMPIRYARAH; this comes from the coding sequence ATGGCCGCAGCCGAGATGCCACTTGAGGAGCTCGAGCGATGGCTGCAGGCTCGGGTCGATCAGCAACCTGCCGCCACCAATCTCCCCATGCTCGACGGCTACGTCGCCGCAATCGTGGCCGGACCGGTGTCGATGAGCCCACTCGACTGGATCTGCCCGCTGCTCGCCATCGATGCCGATGCCTTCAACCACAGCGGCACCCCGGAGTTTGCAGCCATATCGGCTGTCGCCCTGCGTCACAACGACATCAGCAACACCCTCTCGACCGCACCCGACAGGTTCGCGCCGATGCACCGGCGTAAACCCAGTGGAGACGTGGATCCGCGACCATGGTGCCAAGGCTTCTACGCCGCGATGCGGCTCAAGCTATTGGCGTGGGCACCGTTGCTGGACACCGGCAACGTCAATCACGGCCTACTTCTACCTATCCTGCTGCACTGTCGCGACGATCAGGGCCGACCGCTGCTTGGACCACCACGAAGCGGCCGCGAGACCAAGAAATTTCTGCGTAACGCCCACGCCGATATTCCCGCGGCGGTCGAAGCCTTGCGGCAATACTGGATGCCGATCCGCTACGCCCGCGCTCACTGA
- a CDS encoding IS91 family transposase, translating to MRPVLEVADILRRHGGAFRAAQGPRLSSDQRRVMAAIEACRTATLGGHVERCDDCGLVRVAYNSCRDRHCPKCQALARAQWLAERQADLLPVPYFHVVFTVPAPVAAIALQNKTAVYDILLKAAAETIRLISADPKHLGAETGMIAILHTWGQTLTHHPHAHCLVPGGGIAPDGSWVHCRPGFFLPVRVLSRLYRRLFLERLQAAFNGTKLQFFGHLAHLVEPAAFARHLTALRKVEWVVYAKRPFGGPEQVLAYLGRYTHRVAIANGRLLTCDQGHVRFRWKDYRAGNRSKVMTLDTEEFLRRFLLHVLPKGFRRIRHFGFLANACRVAKLARIRAALKAPEPPPPAEAVDYRERCAILIGHRLDLCPICGGRMVEIGPVPRAQTPRRAAPRCDTS from the coding sequence ATGCGCCCCGTGCTCGAGGTGGCGGACATCCTCCGCCGCCACGGCGGCGCCTTCCGTGCCGCGCAGGGTCCTCGGCTGTCCTCCGATCAGCGCCGTGTGATGGCGGCCATCGAGGCGTGTCGCACAGCGACGCTCGGCGGCCACGTCGAGCGGTGCGACGACTGCGGCCTGGTCCGCGTCGCCTATAACAGCTGTCGCGATCGGCACTGTCCAAAGTGCCAAGCGCTCGCGCGCGCCCAATGGCTCGCCGAGCGCCAGGCCGACCTGCTGCCGGTCCCCTATTTCCATGTCGTCTTCACCGTGCCGGCGCCGGTGGCCGCCATCGCGCTGCAGAACAAGACGGCGGTCTACGACATCCTGCTCAAGGCAGCAGCCGAGACGATCCGTCTCATCAGCGCCGACCCGAAGCATCTCGGTGCCGAGACCGGGATGATCGCCATTCTCCATACCTGGGGCCAGACCCTGACGCATCATCCGCATGCCCATTGCCTCGTGCCAGGCGGCGGGATCGCCCCTGATGGAAGCTGGGTTCATTGTCGCCCCGGCTTCTTCCTTCCCGTTCGCGTCCTGTCACGATTGTATCGTCGGCTGTTCCTGGAGCGCCTGCAGGCGGCGTTCAATGGCACCAAGCTCCAGTTCTTCGGCCATCTCGCGCACCTCGTCGAGCCAGCGGCATTCGCCCGCCATCTAACCGCCCTCCGCAAGGTCGAGTGGGTCGTCTACGCCAAGCGTCCCTTCGGCGGACCAGAACAGGTTCTGGCCTATCTCGGGCGCTACACCCATCGCGTTGCAATCGCCAACGGCCGGCTCCTTACCTGTGACCAGGGCCACGTCCGCTTCCGGTGGAAGGATTATCGCGCTGGCAACAGATCCAAAGTGATGACGCTCGACACTGAGGAGTTCCTTCGTCGCTTTCTGCTCCACGTATTGCCGAAGGGGTTTCGCCGCATCCGTCATTTTGGCTTCCTGGCGAACGCCTGCCGCGTCGCCAAACTCGCGCGCATCCGAGCGGCGCTAAAGGCGCCAGAGCCGCCTCCGCCTGCCGAAGCTGTCGACTATCGTGAGCGCTGCGCCATCCTCATTGGTCACCGCCTCGACTTGTGCCCCATCTGCGGAGGCCGCATGGTCGAGATTGGGCCTGTGCCGCGTGCGCAAACGCCGCGACGCGCAGCACCTCGCTGCGATACATCATGA
- a CDS encoding NAD-dependent succinate-semialdehyde dehydrogenase, with the protein MGVQGFRHRRPEWGGLAMRHLRTLRRRDFLAGAAFIDGKWTDGGQKDAVVDPATGEEIAEAARCSAADMELAIGAAEKSFVAWRRLLPTERGVILKSWASLIRGHSEDLAVLMTSEQGKPLAEARYEITYGAGFLEWFAAEGERTYGETIPSHKAGSLLHVRMQPIGVAAAITPWNFPIAMITRKAGAALAAGCPIVVKPAPETPLSALALARLAEEAGIPRGVFQVLVGDSIELSKPLLRDTRVRALSFTGSTEVGRLLLAEAAQTVKKVSLELGGHAPCIIFDDVDVDKAVKGAMDAKFTTSGQDCLAANRIYVHRKIYRAFVEAFATPISQLRVGHGLETTTDIGPMTKLSVANKCRAHIDDAAKKGARVFCADKGASLGANFVPPTLLSDVTDHMLITHEETFGPVAAVLPFDSEAEVVSRANASEMGLAGYIYTNNLRRALRLSEQIECGMLGINTASFTGPPIPFGGWKQSGLGREGSKHGLAEYMEHKYVCFGDLAA; encoded by the coding sequence ATGGGTGTTCAAGGCTTTCGGCACAGACGCCCGGAGTGGGGTGGCCTCGCTATGCGGCACCTTCGAACTCTCAGACGACGAGACTTTTTAGCGGGGGCAGCGTTCATCGACGGCAAGTGGACGGACGGCGGGCAGAAGGACGCGGTTGTCGACCCCGCGACGGGGGAGGAAATCGCGGAAGCTGCCCGTTGCTCGGCGGCCGACATGGAGCTGGCAATCGGAGCAGCAGAGAAGTCGTTTGTTGCATGGAGGCGTCTGCTGCCCACCGAGCGAGGAGTGATCCTCAAATCTTGGGCGTCCCTGATCCGCGGCCATTCAGAGGATCTCGCCGTTCTTATGACCAGCGAGCAAGGAAAGCCTCTGGCGGAGGCACGCTACGAGATCACATATGGCGCGGGCTTTCTGGAATGGTTTGCCGCTGAAGGCGAGCGCACCTATGGCGAGACCATTCCGAGTCACAAAGCGGGAAGCCTGCTTCATGTGCGAATGCAGCCAATCGGTGTTGCGGCGGCGATCACGCCATGGAATTTTCCAATCGCGATGATCACGAGAAAGGCGGGAGCTGCTCTTGCCGCGGGCTGCCCGATCGTCGTGAAGCCGGCTCCCGAGACGCCATTGTCGGCCCTTGCCCTGGCTAGGTTGGCCGAAGAAGCTGGTATTCCGCGTGGCGTATTTCAGGTGCTTGTCGGTGATTCAATCGAGCTTTCGAAACCACTGTTGCGCGATACGAGGGTGCGAGCTCTTTCGTTTACTGGTTCTACCGAAGTTGGGCGCCTGCTTCTGGCAGAGGCGGCACAAACCGTGAAGAAAGTGTCGCTTGAGCTGGGGGGCCACGCTCCGTGCATCATCTTTGACGACGTCGATGTCGACAAGGCGGTTAAGGGAGCGATGGACGCAAAGTTCACCACTTCGGGCCAGGACTGTCTCGCCGCCAATCGCATCTACGTGCATAGAAAGATCTACCGCGCCTTCGTCGAGGCGTTTGCCACCCCTATTTCTCAGCTCAGAGTCGGGCACGGCCTGGAAACGACAACTGATATAGGGCCGATGACAAAGCTGTCGGTTGCCAACAAATGCAGGGCCCACATCGACGACGCCGCAAAAAAGGGGGCGCGGGTGTTTTGCGCCGACAAGGGCGCAAGTTTGGGTGCAAACTTCGTTCCTCCGACGTTGCTCAGCGATGTCACCGACCACATGCTGATCACGCATGAAGAAACCTTCGGGCCGGTTGCTGCCGTGCTCCCGTTCGATTCTGAGGCGGAGGTTGTATCCAGGGCGAACGCCAGCGAAATGGGGCTGGCTGGATACATCTACACAAACAACCTTCGCCGGGCGCTCCGCCTTTCTGAGCAGATCGAGTGCGGCATGCTCGGAATCAATACAGCTTCCTTTACTGGACCGCCCATTCCGTTCGGAGGCTGGAAGCAGTCCGGACTCGGACGAGAAGGGTCGAAGCACGGTTTAGCAGAGTACATGGAACACAAATACGTCTGTTTCGGCGATTTGGCGGCATAG
- a CDS encoding aminotransferase — MIDIKTIAERDRSSVLHPFTQLKDFASGKLGDPTIVTGGKGISIRDAEGRTYIDGFAGLYCVNIGYGRTEVAEAIARQAYQLAYYHTYAAHTTEELAKLSHRLVQMAPGNASKVFYGLSGSDANETQAKLVWYYNNLRGQPKKKKIISRERGYHGCSVISGSMTGMSFYHDQMDLPFPGILHTGTPHHYWGAEHGESEEAFSRRRAAELEELIVREGAETVGAFIAEPVLGTGGITPPPSGYWREIQAVLRRYDVLLIADEVICGFGRTGADFGSTLYGMEPDLVTVAKGLTSGYMPLSAAIVGEKVYSVMEGAADRVGAFSHGYTYSGHPIAAAAANAVLDIVEKEQLSNRARVVGAHFQKRLKERFAQLEIAGEVRGVGLLGAIEFVADRHTKRRFDAQLKVGARISKAARERGLIARAMPHGDILGFAPPLVVSEGEIDEIVELAYQATRQVIDELAREPASV, encoded by the coding sequence ATGATTGATATCAAGACCATCGCTGAGCGAGATCGTTCCAGTGTTCTGCATCCCTTCACGCAGCTGAAGGATTTCGCGAGCGGCAAGCTTGGCGATCCCACAATCGTCACAGGTGGTAAAGGGATATCCATTCGGGATGCGGAGGGCCGAACATACATCGATGGCTTTGCCGGTCTCTACTGTGTCAATATCGGCTATGGGCGTACCGAAGTTGCCGAGGCCATCGCAAGGCAGGCCTATCAGCTCGCATATTACCACACGTACGCTGCTCACACGACCGAAGAGCTCGCAAAGCTTTCGCATCGCCTCGTGCAAATGGCACCGGGAAACGCCAGCAAAGTCTTCTACGGACTTTCCGGATCGGATGCCAACGAAACTCAGGCCAAGCTCGTCTGGTATTACAACAATCTGCGTGGTCAGCCGAAGAAGAAGAAGATCATCTCTCGCGAGCGCGGTTATCACGGGTGCTCGGTCATTTCTGGATCAATGACGGGAATGTCGTTCTATCACGATCAAATGGACCTTCCGTTTCCGGGTATTCTGCACACAGGCACTCCCCACCATTATTGGGGCGCTGAGCACGGGGAATCGGAGGAGGCCTTTTCTCGTCGGCGTGCGGCCGAACTCGAAGAGCTAATTGTGCGGGAGGGCGCGGAAACGGTCGGCGCGTTTATTGCCGAGCCTGTCCTTGGTACCGGAGGCATCACACCGCCGCCCAGCGGGTATTGGCGGGAGATTCAGGCCGTACTCAGGCGGTATGACGTTCTTCTCATCGCCGATGAGGTGATCTGTGGATTCGGGCGAACCGGGGCCGACTTTGGCAGTACTCTATACGGGATGGAGCCGGATCTCGTAACGGTCGCCAAGGGGCTCACCTCGGGCTACATGCCGCTCTCGGCAGCCATCGTGGGGGAGAAGGTTTACTCTGTTATGGAGGGGGCCGCCGATCGCGTTGGCGCATTCTCACACGGTTACACCTACTCGGGTCATCCGATCGCTGCCGCCGCCGCCAACGCAGTGCTCGATATCGTTGAAAAGGAGCAGCTCAGCAATCGCGCCAGGGTGGTCGGCGCGCACTTTCAAAAGCGGCTTAAGGAAAGGTTCGCTCAATTGGAGATCGCTGGCGAAGTTCGCGGCGTCGGCTTGCTCGGCGCTATCGAGTTTGTCGCGGACCGTCACACGAAGCGACGGTTCGACGCCCAGCTCAAAGTCGGCGCCCGCATCTCGAAGGCTGCTCGCGAGCGGGGACTTATTGCTCGGGCAATGCCGCATGGCGATATTCTGGGTTTTGCTCCGCCTCTTGTCGTCTCGGAAGGCGAGATTGATGAGATTGTCGAGCTTGCCTATCAGGCAACCAGGCAAGTCATTGACGAACTCGCCAGGGAGCCCGCAAGCGTTTAG
- a CDS encoding transposase has protein sequence MFAGAGRKRWPDELKAQIAAESLELGAVVTDVARRHGCRPQHA, from the coding sequence GTGTTCGCTGGCGCAGGTCGCAAGCGGTGGCCGGATGAATTGAAGGCACAGATTGCCGCGGAAAGCCTCGAGCTGGGGGCGGTTGTCACAGACGTCGCCCGTCGCCATGGCTGCCGGCCCCAGCATGCGTAA
- the istA gene encoding IS21 family transposase: protein MRKVREVLRLRHALGVSERQIAVTVGISRSTVGEYLRRAAVIGITWPVPEGMDDGELERRLFTPPTFEEKPARPLPDWKAVHRELKRRSVTLLLLWEEYRAEHADGYGYSRFCDLYREWSEAISPTMRQTHGPGEKLFVDFAGDTVPVFDAATGAQRLAHVFVAVLGASNYTFAEARWSEGLADWIGLHANTLRAIGGVPKAIVCDNLKAGVTATCRYEPGINRTYQELAEHYGTAILPTRPRKPRDKAKVEVAVQIVQRFVLARLRNRRFFSLDELNGAIRKAIADLNDSYAESCLIK from the coding sequence ATGCGGAAGGTTCGAGAAGTTTTGAGACTGCGGCACGCCCTTGGCGTGAGCGAGCGGCAGATCGCCGTCACGGTCGGCATCAGCCGATCGACGGTTGGCGAGTATCTGCGGCGGGCTGCCGTGATCGGCATCACCTGGCCGGTGCCGGAAGGGATGGACGACGGCGAACTCGAGCGCCGGCTGTTCACGCCGCCGACATTCGAGGAGAAGCCGGCGCGGCCGTTGCCCGACTGGAAGGCGGTGCACCGGGAGCTGAAGCGGCGCAGCGTGACGTTGCTCCTGTTGTGGGAGGAATATCGCGCGGAGCACGCCGACGGCTATGGCTACAGCCGGTTTTGCGATCTCTACCGGGAATGGAGCGAGGCGATCTCGCCGACCATGCGGCAGACGCATGGGCCTGGAGAGAAGCTGTTCGTCGACTTCGCGGGCGACACGGTGCCGGTGTTCGACGCCGCGACCGGCGCGCAGCGGCTGGCCCATGTCTTCGTCGCGGTGCTAGGAGCATCCAACTACACCTTTGCCGAGGCGCGTTGGTCGGAAGGGCTGGCCGACTGGATCGGGCTGCACGCCAATACGTTGCGCGCGATCGGCGGCGTGCCGAAGGCGATCGTCTGCGACAATCTGAAGGCCGGCGTCACCGCCACCTGTCGCTATGAGCCGGGCATCAACCGCACCTACCAGGAGCTGGCCGAGCACTACGGCACCGCGATCCTGCCCACGCGTCCGCGCAAACCACGCGACAAGGCGAAGGTGGAAGTGGCGGTGCAGATCGTCCAGCGGTTTGTGCTGGCGCGGCTGCGGAACCGGCGCTTCTTCTCGCTTGACGAACTCAACGGGGCCATCCGCAAGGCGATCGCGGACCTCAACGACTCTTATGCAGAGTCTTGTCTGATAAAATAG
- a CDS encoding transposase — translation MSIKPAARSVITGERRRRRWTSEEKARIVAESFEEGANISEVARRNGVSRGLLTVWRRQVAAAVGGKAPNFVPIQIGPGIDRGTAGEHERISGLQTRPLEIAAPPAKVCGVVEIEVNGARIRVEPDVELATLSTVLAALRGIR, via the coding sequence GTGTCCATCAAACCGGCAGCACGCTCAGTGATCACCGGGGAGCGCCGACGGCGTCGGTGGACGAGCGAGGAGAAGGCCCGGATCGTGGCGGAGAGCTTTGAGGAGGGTGCGAACATCTCCGAGGTTGCGCGGCGCAATGGCGTTTCGCGCGGGCTGCTTACGGTGTGGCGCCGCCAAGTTGCGGCGGCGGTGGGGGGCAAGGCACCGAACTTCGTGCCAATCCAAATTGGTCCGGGGATCGATCGCGGGACAGCGGGCGAGCATGAACGTATTTCCGGGCTACAGACGAGGCCTTTGGAGATCGCCGCGCCGCCGGCCAAGGTTTGCGGAGTTGTCGAGATCGAGGTGAACGGGGCGCGCATCCGGGTCGAGCCGGACGTTGAGCTGGCGACGCTGTCGACCGTGCTGGCGGCGCTTCGGGGTATCCGGTGA
- a CDS encoding group II intron maturase-specific domain-containing protein, producing the protein MLERAREVTRRGKYTNIEYARFADDMVVLIYAHQRHDWLLGAINKRLREEFAKLQVEVNDEKSRIVDLARGESFGFLGIDFRYLRSLRGVMRPYYTPKLKKRTALLRGLKEVFGSYRSQPISRVISLINPKLRGWVNYFRIGDSSKCFPTSETG; encoded by the coding sequence ATGCTGGAGCGAGCACGTGAAGTTACACGTCGCGGCAAGTACACCAATATCGAATATGCACGTTTTGCTGACGATATGGTTGTCTTGATCTATGCCCACCAGCGACATGACTGGCTGCTCGGCGCTATAAACAAGCGCTTGCGGGAGGAGTTCGCCAAGTTACAGGTTGAGGTGAATGATGAGAAGAGTCGCATAGTTGACCTGGCCCGAGGCGAGAGCTTCGGCTTCCTGGGAATCGACTTCCGCTATCTCCGCAGTCTGCGCGGAGTGATGCGGCCGTATTACACGCCCAAGCTCAAAAAGCGGACGGCGCTTCTGCGGGGGCTCAAGGAAGTGTTTGGCAGCTATCGGTCGCAACCGATTAGTCGGGTGATAAGCCTGATCAATCCAAAGCTCCGAGGATGGGTAAACTACTTCCGGATAGGCGATTCCAGTAAATGCTTCCCTACATCAGAGACTGGGTAG
- the tnpB gene encoding IS66 family insertion sequence element accessory protein TnpB (TnpB, as the term is used for proteins encoded by IS66 family insertion elements, is considered an accessory protein, since TnpC, encoded by a neighboring gene, is a DDE family transposase.) has product MRRAMQSLALAVQESLERDPHAGDLYILWGRRGLLVKILSHDGLGMSLYAKRLDHGRFIWPSTSVGAVSISAAQMAYMLEGIDWWTPQLSWRPQSGG; this is encoded by the coding sequence ATGCGTCGGGCCATGCAAAGTTTGGCGCTTGCGGTTCAGGAAAGCTTGGAGCGCGATCCCCATGCCGGCGATCTCTATATCTTATGGGGCCGCCGCGGCCTTCTGGTCAAGATTCTCTCGCATGACGGCTTGGGCATGTCGCTCTATGCCAAGCGCCTGGATCACGGCAGGTTCATCTGGCCGTCGACGTCGGTCGGCGCGGTGTCGATCTCGGCAGCGCAAATGGCTTACATGCTCGAGGGCATCGACTGGTGGACTCCCCAACTGAGCTGGCGGCCGCAGAGCGGGGGCTAA